Proteins encoded in a region of the Misgurnus anguillicaudatus chromosome 9, ASM2758022v2, whole genome shotgun sequence genome:
- the lhx5 gene encoding LIM/homeobox protein Lhx5 isoform X1 — MMVHCAGCERPILDRFLLNVLDRAWHAKCVQCCECNCNLTEKCFSRDGKLYCKIDFFRRFGTKCAGCSQGISPSDLVRKARNKVFHLNCFTCMVCNKQLSTGEELYVIDENKFVCKEDYMSASAIKEVNLNSVSSCTDRSLSPDLPDAIQDDTKETDNSTSSDKDTNNNENEEQNACTKRRGPRTTIKAKQLETLKAAFVATPKPTRHIREQLAQETGLNMRVIQVWFQNRRSKERRMKQLSALGARRHAFFRGPRRMRPLGGRLEDPDILGPGGYSYYGEYQGDYYGPVVNYDFFPHGPPSSQAQSPAESPYLLSAGSGALEGGPVSAHHPSDDQRFTDMISHADTPSPEPGMTGPLHPNSQGEAGFPGGPSPPFPLANNTSYSGPMSHPGQEMGENTVW, encoded by the exons ATGATGGTGCACTGCGCGGGGTGCGAAAGGCCCATTCTGGATCGGTTCCTCTTAAATGTTCTCGACCGTGCATGGCACGCAAAGTGCGTCCAGTGCTGCGAGTGTAACTGCAACCTAACAGAAAAATGCTTCTCGAGGGACGGAAAGCTCTATTGCAAAATTGACTTTTTCAG GCGTTTTGGTACGAAATGTGCGGGCTGCTCGCAGGGCATTTCGCCCAGCGACCTCGTGCGAAAAGCGCGCAACAAAGTGTTTCACCTGAACTGCTTCACGTGCATGGTGTGCAACAAACAGCTGTCCACGGGAGAGGAGCTATACGTCATCGATGAAAACAAATTTGTGTGCAAAGAGGACTACATGAGCGCGAGCGCTATCAAAGAAGTCAATTTAAACTCAG TGTCGTCATGTACGGACCGAAGTTTATCACCTGACCTGCCGGACGCGATACAGGACGACACGAAAGAGACGGACAATTCAACATCGTCAGATAAAGACACTAACAACAACGAAAACGAGGAGCAAAATGCCTGCACGAAACGAAGAGGACCGCGCACTACCATCAAGGCAAAACAGCTGGAGACGCTGAAAGCCGCGTTCGTGGCCACGCCGAAGCCCACGCGACACATCCGAGAGCAGCTTGCGCAGGAGACAGGCCTCAATATGAGAGTTATACAG GTGTGGTTTCAAAACCGGCGGTCCAAAGAACGCAGAATGAAGCAGCTCAGTGCTCTCGGAGCACGACGGCACGCTTTCTTCAGGGGACCGCGCAGGATGAGGCCACTAGGAGGAAGACTAGAGGACCCTGACATCCTGGGCCCTGGAGGATACAGTTACTATGGAG AATACCAAGGTGATTACTATGGTCCAGTGGTCAACTACGATTTTTTCCCACACGGACCCCCGTCCTCCCAGGCACAGTCTCCAGCCGAGTCCCCATACCTCTTAAGCGCAGGTTCCGGAGCCCTTGAGGGCGGCCCGGTCTCTGCTCATCACCCATCAGATGACCAAAGGTTCACGGACATGATCTCTCACGCAGACACCCCCAGCCCTGAGCCCGGCATGACCGGCCCACTCCATCCCAATTCACAGGGGGAAGCCGGCTTTCCGGGAGGTCCTAGCCCACCGTTCCCCCTAGCCAACAACACAAGTTACAGCGGTCCCATGTCCCATCCTGGTCAAGAGATGGGGGAGAATACAGTTTGGTAG
- the lhx5 gene encoding LIM/homeobox protein Lhx5 isoform X2 → MIFTLRRRKNFIIDSLHINVSHSHLLRRFGTKCAGCSQGISPSDLVRKARNKVFHLNCFTCMVCNKQLSTGEELYVIDENKFVCKEDYMSASAIKEVNLNSVSSCTDRSLSPDLPDAIQDDTKETDNSTSSDKDTNNNENEEQNACTKRRGPRTTIKAKQLETLKAAFVATPKPTRHIREQLAQETGLNMRVIQVWFQNRRSKERRMKQLSALGARRHAFFRGPRRMRPLGGRLEDPDILGPGGYSYYGEYQGDYYGPVVNYDFFPHGPPSSQAQSPAESPYLLSAGSGALEGGPVSAHHPSDDQRFTDMISHADTPSPEPGMTGPLHPNSQGEAGFPGGPSPPFPLANNTSYSGPMSHPGQEMGENTVW, encoded by the exons GCGTTTTGGTACGAAATGTGCGGGCTGCTCGCAGGGCATTTCGCCCAGCGACCTCGTGCGAAAAGCGCGCAACAAAGTGTTTCACCTGAACTGCTTCACGTGCATGGTGTGCAACAAACAGCTGTCCACGGGAGAGGAGCTATACGTCATCGATGAAAACAAATTTGTGTGCAAAGAGGACTACATGAGCGCGAGCGCTATCAAAGAAGTCAATTTAAACTCAG TGTCGTCATGTACGGACCGAAGTTTATCACCTGACCTGCCGGACGCGATACAGGACGACACGAAAGAGACGGACAATTCAACATCGTCAGATAAAGACACTAACAACAACGAAAACGAGGAGCAAAATGCCTGCACGAAACGAAGAGGACCGCGCACTACCATCAAGGCAAAACAGCTGGAGACGCTGAAAGCCGCGTTCGTGGCCACGCCGAAGCCCACGCGACACATCCGAGAGCAGCTTGCGCAGGAGACAGGCCTCAATATGAGAGTTATACAG GTGTGGTTTCAAAACCGGCGGTCCAAAGAACGCAGAATGAAGCAGCTCAGTGCTCTCGGAGCACGACGGCACGCTTTCTTCAGGGGACCGCGCAGGATGAGGCCACTAGGAGGAAGACTAGAGGACCCTGACATCCTGGGCCCTGGAGGATACAGTTACTATGGAG AATACCAAGGTGATTACTATGGTCCAGTGGTCAACTACGATTTTTTCCCACACGGACCCCCGTCCTCCCAGGCACAGTCTCCAGCCGAGTCCCCATACCTCTTAAGCGCAGGTTCCGGAGCCCTTGAGGGCGGCCCGGTCTCTGCTCATCACCCATCAGATGACCAAAGGTTCACGGACATGATCTCTCACGCAGACACCCCCAGCCCTGAGCCCGGCATGACCGGCCCACTCCATCCCAATTCACAGGGGGAAGCCGGCTTTCCGGGAGGTCCTAGCCCACCGTTCCCCCTAGCCAACAACACAAGTTACAGCGGTCCCATGTCCCATCCTGGTCAAGAGATGGGGGAGAATACAGTTTGGTAG